A genomic segment from Polyangium mundeleinium encodes:
- a CDS encoding PQQ-binding-like beta-propeller repeat protein has protein sequence MTGLTLVARRPEIQPASTSSVDGPALRALFDLVLDRAPDATVLPERDATALVIDLAYTVADLCAFRRRRVAIRVSLGGEPWELGLERAGRDVLVSLAQTSSKPEVAIHERRVDGDALSTRILGALDALARPSEQSAIASLASLDGGEAPRSQLYGEAARVAAAREHLAASSPFGAGEDLAEPAVVAVEPTGDVPITIAADILMRTPAPSAAAETAVQRADLFALLFRGKLRVIVGEHARELPDVFVFLFAEQLVEITLEALSAWALGRPYYRRLTIGGAVCAVRIQGEGHASLTIGMPRRGTDERGHVWTFPAVDVGALVQSVVAFGRALARSVVRRNRAQAQNLRLSAFRTKVRELGERMRDLTRDDSKINDAPEGYRAFAASLRQPPQPQQEDETLASSRLRYTPRWFAAIPSIDLRATFLCGDALVVGATRELSCIDRRTGELAWTRPVPRAASVMTPLGLARMEAEGALHLHDLQTGDVLWTTSLTPRAGASTSGVVVSTPGLPRMLVVSEGARHLAAIDLHGGEVRWRYASRRSGMFRLRRAGKLLVVASGESALVALDVLTGEVVWRFCDRRRFASHVTVDHDALFAVSGDGAFVDRGSARLHHIDPWSGAARWSIDLPADTRPLGAPLLAPDTVVIQTHGRRGTGLVGFDRATGAPRFDIVACASAASCLVVDGTVILNSEGGELVAIDAKDGATRYRHVFGGAEGDRPRRLEPMLRSGALFVPQSELFVVRPQDGKLLGRVPADLVPDLFRVDERCDVYVVEESGHIAAFSTGPRLRLV, from the coding sequence ATGACCGGCCTTACTCTCGTTGCCCGACGCCCCGAGATCCAGCCTGCCTCGACCTCCTCGGTCGACGGCCCGGCGCTGCGCGCGCTCTTCGACCTCGTGCTCGATCGCGCCCCCGACGCCACCGTCCTTCCCGAGCGCGACGCGACTGCGCTCGTGATCGACCTCGCTTACACGGTCGCGGACCTCTGCGCTTTCCGGAGGCGTCGCGTCGCCATCCGCGTGAGCCTCGGCGGCGAGCCCTGGGAGCTCGGCCTCGAACGCGCCGGGCGAGACGTGCTCGTCTCGCTCGCGCAGACGAGCTCGAAGCCCGAGGTGGCGATCCACGAGCGACGCGTCGACGGCGACGCGCTCTCCACGCGGATCCTCGGCGCCCTCGACGCGCTCGCGCGCCCTTCGGAGCAAAGCGCCATCGCCTCGCTCGCGTCCCTCGACGGCGGCGAAGCTCCGAGGTCCCAGCTCTACGGAGAAGCCGCGCGTGTCGCAGCCGCACGTGAGCACCTCGCCGCAAGCTCACCCTTCGGCGCAGGCGAGGACCTCGCCGAGCCCGCCGTCGTCGCGGTCGAGCCCACGGGCGACGTGCCGATCACGATCGCGGCCGACATTCTCATGCGCACGCCCGCACCCTCGGCAGCGGCGGAGACGGCCGTGCAGCGCGCCGATCTCTTCGCGCTCCTCTTCCGAGGCAAGCTGCGCGTCATCGTGGGCGAGCACGCGCGCGAGTTGCCCGACGTGTTCGTCTTCCTCTTCGCGGAGCAGCTCGTGGAGATCACGCTCGAAGCGCTCTCCGCGTGGGCGCTCGGCCGGCCCTACTACCGTCGCCTCACCATCGGCGGCGCCGTCTGCGCCGTGCGCATCCAAGGCGAAGGCCACGCCTCGCTCACGATCGGCATGCCGCGCCGCGGTACCGACGAGCGGGGCCACGTGTGGACGTTCCCGGCCGTCGACGTGGGCGCGCTCGTGCAGAGCGTCGTCGCCTTCGGTCGCGCCCTCGCGCGAAGCGTCGTGCGCCGCAACCGCGCACAAGCGCAGAACCTCCGTCTCTCCGCGTTCCGCACGAAGGTGCGCGAGCTCGGCGAGCGGATGCGCGACCTCACGCGCGACGACTCGAAGATCAACGACGCGCCCGAGGGTTACCGCGCCTTCGCCGCGTCCCTCCGTCAGCCGCCGCAGCCGCAACAAGAGGACGAGACGCTCGCGTCGAGCCGTCTGCGCTACACGCCGCGCTGGTTCGCCGCGATCCCCTCGATCGACCTGCGCGCCACGTTCCTCTGCGGCGACGCACTCGTCGTCGGCGCCACGCGCGAGCTCTCCTGCATCGATCGTCGCACCGGCGAGCTCGCATGGACGCGGCCCGTGCCGCGCGCCGCGAGCGTGATGACGCCGCTCGGCCTCGCGCGCATGGAGGCGGAAGGCGCGCTCCACCTGCATGACCTGCAGACGGGCGACGTCCTCTGGACCACGAGCCTCACGCCACGCGCCGGCGCGAGCACCTCGGGCGTCGTCGTGAGCACACCGGGCCTGCCGCGCATGCTCGTCGTGAGCGAAGGCGCGCGCCACCTCGCCGCGATCGATCTCCACGGCGGCGAAGTGCGGTGGCGCTACGCGTCGCGGAGGAGCGGCATGTTCCGGCTGCGGCGCGCAGGCAAGCTGCTCGTCGTCGCCTCGGGCGAGTCCGCGCTCGTCGCGCTCGACGTGCTCACAGGCGAGGTCGTCTGGCGGTTCTGCGATCGTCGTCGCTTCGCCTCGCACGTGACCGTCGATCACGACGCGCTCTTCGCCGTGAGCGGCGACGGCGCCTTCGTCGATCGCGGCAGCGCCCGTCTGCACCACATCGACCCCTGGTCCGGCGCCGCGCGCTGGAGTATCGATCTGCCCGCAGACACGCGCCCGCTCGGCGCGCCGCTGCTCGCACCCGACACCGTCGTCATCCAGACGCACGGGCGCCGCGGCACAGGCCTCGTCGGCTTCGATCGCGCCACAGGCGCCCCGCGCTTCGACATCGTCGCCTGCGCCTCGGCCGCCTCGTGCCTCGTCGTGGACGGCACCGTCATCCTCAACAGCGAGGGCGGCGAGCTCGTCGCCATCGACGCAAAGGACGGCGCGACGCGGTACCGTCACGTCTTCGGCGGCGCCGAAGGCGACAGGCCGCGCAGGCTCGAACCGATGCTCCGCTCAGGCGCACTCTTCGTCCCGCAGAGCGAGCTCTTCGTCGTTCGCCCCCAGGATGGAAAGCTCCTCGGCCGCGTCCCCGCCGACCTCGTGCCCGACCTCTTCCGCGTGGACGAGCGTTGCGACGTCTACGTCGTCGAAGAGAGCGGTCACATCGCTGCGTTCTCCACCGGCCCGCGTCTTCGGCTCGTGTGA
- a CDS encoding septal ring lytic transglycosylase RlpA family protein — translation MLVRRLFSVLVLATVLGLSTGCGGGAEATGRGAVTPEATSPGAAGAGEVERGGASYYSDKLKGRPTASGEPYEPTEMTAAHKTLPFGTIVRVEREGRSIEVRINDRGPHVRGRIIDLSRRAAEALGIVRMGVADVVLRVVSMPPKKSAKKKRR, via the coding sequence ATGCTGGTTCGACGTCTCTTTTCGGTGCTCGTTCTCGCGACGGTCCTCGGCCTGTCCACGGGTTGCGGCGGCGGCGCAGAAGCGACGGGGCGAGGCGCGGTCACGCCGGAGGCGACGTCTCCGGGCGCGGCTGGTGCGGGGGAGGTCGAGCGCGGCGGGGCGAGTTATTACTCGGACAAGCTCAAGGGACGGCCGACCGCGAGCGGAGAGCCGTACGAGCCGACCGAGATGACGGCGGCGCACAAGACGCTGCCGTTCGGCACGATCGTGCGGGTCGAGCGCGAGGGGCGTTCGATCGAGGTGCGCATCAACGATCGAGGTCCCCACGTGCGAGGGCGGATCATCGATCTGTCACGGCGCGCAGCCGAGGCGCTGGGCATCGTGCGGATGGGCGTCGCCGACGTGGTGCTGCGCGTCGTGTCGATGCCGCCGAAGAAATCAGCGAAGAAGAAGCGTCGCTGA